The Drechmeria coniospora strain ARSEF 6962 chromosome 02, whole genome shotgun sequence genome has a segment encoding these proteins:
- a CDS encoding small nucleolar ribonucleoprotein complex subunit gives MEVDTIDRSATKLGDNGAIVVEKPRMDLVSRSEKAKLRRMREANEVYGRGKKINTKQIKDKKLRTNLKRLESKYQDATVKAKDAELLLENTSGFLEAEGELERTYKVRQDDITSSVAVETAQKRFDLNLDQLGPYICDYTRNGRELLLAGRKGHVATMDWREGKLGCEVQLHETIRDAKWLHNNQYFAVAQKKYVYIYDRDGVELHCMKKLMDVSHMEFLPYHFLLATIGTVGILKYQDTSTGQLVAEMGTRLGQPVSMAQNPYNAILHVGHQNGTVTLWSPNSQEPLVKLLAHRGPVRSLSVDREGRYMVSTGQDLKMAVWDIRMFREVSNYYTRQPASSVAISDTGLTAVGWGTQTTIWKGLFDKNAPAQLQVQSPYMAWGGEGKRIERVRWCPYEDILGVGHHQGFSSLVVPGAGEANFDALEVNPFETTKQRQEAEVKGLLNKLKPEMIALDPNFVGNLDLRSDAQRKAERDLDAPATTVADEIRNRARGKNGALKKYLRKQRKKNVIDEKRLRVDELWKQQQEKNGKRRKEAEADLGPALSRFARRE, from the exons ATGGAGGTCGACACGATCGACAGGTCGGCGACAAAGTTGGGAGACaacggcgccatcgtcgtggAAAAGCCCCGGATGGATCTGGTCTCCCGAAGCGAGAAAGCGAAGCTGCGGAGGATGAGGGAGGCAAACGAGGTCTATGGCCGGGGCAAGAAGATCAACACGAAGCAAATCAAGGACAAGAAGCTGCGCACCAACTTGAAGCGTCTGGAGAGCAAATACCAGGATGCTACggtcaaggccaaggatgcCGAGCTCCTGCTCGAAAACACCAGCGGCTTCCTCGAAGCCGAGGGGGAACTCGAGCGGACGTACAAGGTCCGGCAAGACGACATCACCtccagcgtcgccgtcgagacggcaCAGAAGCGCTTCGATCTGAACCTCGACCAGCTGGGACCCTACATCTGTGACTACACGAGAAATGGCCGGGAACTGCTTCTGGCCGGCCGGAAGGGCCATgtggcgacgatggattGGCGGGAGGGCAAGCTCGGGTGCGAAGTCCAGCTGCACGAAACGATCCGGGATGCCAAGTGGCTGCACAATAACCAGTACTTTGCCGTGGCGCAGAAAAAGTACGTCTACATCTACGAccgcgacggcgtcgagctgcaCTGCATGAAGAAGCTCATGGACGTGTCCCACATGGAGTTTCTCCCCTACCACTTCCTCCTCGCGACGATT GGGACGGTGGGAATTCTCAAGTACCAAGACACCTCCACCGGTCAGCTGGTGGCCGAGATGGGCACCCGACTCGGCCAACCCGTCTCCATGGCGCAGAACCCGTACAACGCCATCCTTCACGTCGGACACCAGAACGGCACCGTCACCCTTTGGTCGCCCAACTCGCAGGAGCCGCTGGTGAAGCTGCTGGCGCACCGCGGCCCGGTCCGGTCGCTGTCGGTCGACCGAGAGGGGCGGTACATGGTTTCCACCGGGCAGGACCTGAAGATGGCCGTGTGGGACATTCGCATGTTTCGCGAGGTCAGCAACTACTACACGCGgcagccggcctcgtcggtcgCCATCTCCGACACGGGCCTGACGGCGGTCGGGTGGGGAACGCAGACGACGATTTGGAAGGGGCTCTTCGACAAGAATGCGCCGGCGCAGCTCCAGGTCCAGAGCCCCTACATGGCgtggggcggcgagggcaagcgGATAGAGCGGGTGAGGTGGTGCCCGTACGAAGACattctcggcgtcggccaccACCAGGGCTtctcctccctcgtcgtGCCGGGAGCGGGCGAGGCCAACTTTGACGCGCTCGAGGTCAACCCGTTCGAGACGACGAAGCAGCggcaggaggccgaggtcaaGGGCCTGCTGAACAAGCTGAAGCCCGAGATGATCGCCCTCGACCCCAACTTCGTCGGCAACCTCGACCTGCGGTCGGACGCGCAGCGGAAGGCGGAGAGGGACCTCGacgcgccggcgacgacggtcgccgacgagatccGGAACCGGGCCCGGGGCAAGAACGGCGCGCTCAAGAAGTACCTGAGGAAGCAGAGGAAGAAGAACGTCATCGACGAGAAGCGGCTGCGGGTGGACGAGCTGtggaagcagcagcaggagaaGAACGGCAAGAGGcgcaaggaggccgaggcggatcTGGGGCCGGCGCTGTCGCGGTTTGCTAGGAGAGAATag
- a CDS encoding peptidyl-tRNA hydrolase 2, whose product MEDGVRVHLHVTISPLLRDPSPGTTTTIIHDPFPARINHFQFCRSPLRSFARVASTEKEEPPSPAMSPVDQGTLTGTILTTALTTFVSGWLFGVFTTRGYLISPALSDQREHNQLDPVESDESDVDEHDSLLDHAPNWANGEQADRKQGLRVSSKPLEYSGEECKLVLVVRTDLGMTKGKIAAQCSHATLACYKALARAAPDSPQRKVLARWEKLGQAKIAVQVKSQEELVGLIGKARALGIAAEVIQDAGRTQIEAGSVTVLGVGPAPKSLVDQVTGHLKLL is encoded by the exons ATGGAGGACGGAGtccgtgtaca CTTGCACGTCACCATCTCGCCTCTTCTCCGCGACCCGTCACCTGGCACCACCACAACCATCATCCACGACCCATTCCCGGCGAGAATCAACCATTTCCAATTCTGCCGCTCCCCTCTTCGTTCATTCGCCCGTGTCGCCTCGACCGAGAAGGAGGAGCCTCCGTCGCCCGCCATGTCCCCCGTCGACCAGGGCACCCTCACAGGCACCATCCTCACGACGGCGCTGACGACCTTTGTCAGCGGCTGGCTCTTCGGCGTCTTCACCACACGGGGCTACCTCATCTCCCCGGCCCTCTCCGATCAACGCGAGCATAACCAGCTCGACCCGGTCGAGAGCGACGAgagcgacgtcgacgagcatgaTTCGCTCCTCGACCACGCCCCGAACTGGGCCAacggcgagcaggccgatCGCAAGCAAGGCCTGCGGGTCAGCAGCAAGCCGCTCGAGTACAGCGGAGAAGAGTGCAAGCTCGTCTTGGTCGTCCGCACCGACCTCGGCATGACAAAAG GCAAGATCGCCGCGCAGTGCTCCCACGCGACCCTCGCCTGCTACAAGGcgctcgcccgcgccgccccCGACTCGCCGCAGCGAAAGGTGCTCGCCCGGTGGGAGAAGCTCGGCCAGGCCAAGATCGCCGTCCAAGTGAAGAGTCAAGAGGAGCTGGTGGGGCTGATAGGCAAGGCCCGCGCCCtgggcatcgccgccgaggtcatCCAGGACGCCGGCCGCACCCAGATCGAGGCCGGCAGCGTCACCGTCTTGGGCGTCGGGCCGGCGCCCAAGAGTCTCGTCGACCAGGTCACGGGGCATCTGAAACTGCTGTAA